In one Dreissena polymorpha isolate Duluth1 chromosome 7, UMN_Dpol_1.0, whole genome shotgun sequence genomic region, the following are encoded:
- the LOC127838841 gene encoding golgin subfamily A member 6-like protein 22 isoform X2, producing MSYLQSLCKDFIDCMISDTNAIANFSSHKNFLIERAYNSCIMSNLQTEKSADTGLESPVDVNVDIHKQKCKDHTDENQSFYCEKHYVCICGRCVFSNHFSCLETVVDLNNVQHDEEHVNKSVSTLQVLDQEMDHIMAEIDENRQINDTCRSNYAKDINEFHEALVQQLKMLMLKAEKESENLHKQNTDVLDETALKCNEHKQVLRQQIHYLDELEHKKHYKHLFVALQGMEKNINSFKDKNVRFRHENHIYQYEFVRNFKIDKLIKEDQHIGKLKIECDGSEEVIEITEEKVAGVADKGMRDEKNEEKIPDEKENAKSYPLEHENFEGLQRDYGEKLERIKELEESIRKREEVHRHKEIQFDEQLKEKDMTISKLEKSINVEEEKCHSLKREYEQKIKKLKEFAERKITQQHEQEKRLNFEKDKFTSMKREDELMIKKLQDELAVSEQKVKQLQEQEKRIYFEKEKSKSMKREDDQLIKQLQNELAVSEQKVKQLQEQETRIVLKKEKCESLKREDEQLIKKIQAELAVSEEKIQQLQEKGKRLNFEKDKCESTKRGYEQLIKNQQEELAVSAQKIKQLQEQEKRINSEKEKCESTNRKYVQLNKKLREELAVSEQKIKELQAELADSEQMITQLQEQEKRTSFDKEKFESMTREGEQLIKTLQEQLAMSEQKVKQLQEQEKRIVLKKEKCESLKREDEQLIKKNQAELAVSEQKIQQLQENEKRLNFEKDKSESTKRGYEQLIKNKQLELAVSAQKVQQLQEKEKRLNFEKDKCESTKRGYEQLIKNQQEELAVSAQKIQQLQEKEKRLNFEKDKCESTKRGYEQLIKNQQEELAVSAQQIKQLQEQETRINSEKEKCESTNRKYVRLNKKLREELAISEQKIKGLQAGFYY from the exons ATGAGTTATCTACAATCGTTGTGTAAGGACTTTATTGACTGTATGATATCTGACACTAACGCAATAGCGAATTTCAGTTCACACAAAAATTTTCTCATCGAAAGAGCTTATAATTCATGTATAATGTCGAATTTACAAACTGAAAAATCAGCTGATACAGGATTAGAATCACCGGTCGATGTTAATGTTGATATTCACAAGCAAAAGTGTAAAGATCACACTGATGAAAACCAGTCGTTTTATTGCGAGAAACATTATGTATGTATTTGTGGTCGTTGTGTTTTTTCAAATCACTTTTCTTGTTTGGAGACGGTGGTTGATTTAAACAATGTCCAGCACGACGAAGAACACGTGAATAAGAGTGTTTCTACATTGCAAGTATTGGACCAAGAAATGGACCACATTATGGCCGAAATAGACGAAAACAGACAAATAAATGATACATGTAGATCAAACTATGCAAAAGACATAAATGAATTTCACGAAGCATTAGTCCAGCAACTGAAAATGTTGATGTTAAAAGCAGAAAAAGAAAGTGAaaacttacacaaacaaaatacagACGTACTTGATGAAACGGCACTTAAATGTAATGAACATAAACAAGTTTTACGGCAGCAAATACATTATTTAGATGAGTTAGAACATAAAAAGCATTATAAGCATTTATTCGTTGCACTTCAGGGAATGGAGAAAAATATTAATTCCTTTAAAGATAAAAACGTTAGATTTAGACATGAAAAtcatatttatcaatatgaaTTTGTTCGCAACTTCAAGATTGATAAACTAATCAAGGAAGATCAACATATTGGAAAACTAAAAATTGAATGCGATGGGAGTGAAGAGGTAATTGAAATCACCGAGGAG AAGGTGGCGGGCGTTGCTGATAAAGGAATGCGAGATGAGAAAAATGAAGAGAAAATACCAGATGAAAAAG AAAATGCAAAGAGTTATCCTTTAGAACATGAAAACTTTGAAGGGTTACAGCGCGATTATGGTGAAAAATTGGAGCGTATTAAAGAGTTAGAAGAATCTATTCGAAAACGAGAAGAGGTGCACAGACACAAAGAGATTCAGTTTGATGAGCAGCTGAAAGAAAAAGATATGACAATTTCCAAACTAGAAAAAAGCATTAATGTTGAAGAAGAGAAATGCCACAGTTTGAAACGGGAATATgaacagaaaattaaaaaacTAAAAGAATTTGCTGAACGGAAGATTACACAACAACATGAACAAGAAAAACGccttaattttgaaaaagataaatTCACCAGTATGAAGCGGGAGGATGAACTGATGATTAAAAAATTACAAGACGAATTGGCTGTTTCGGAACAGAAGGTTAAACAACTACAAGAACAAGAAAAACgcatttattttgaaaaagagAAAAGCAAAAGTATGAAGCGGGAGGATGATCAGTTAATAAAACAACTACAAAACGAATTGGCGGTGTCTGAACAGAAGGTTAAACAACTACAAGAACAAGAAACAcgcattgttttgaaaaaagagaAATGCGAAAGTTTGAAGCGGGAGGATGAACagcttattaaaaaaattcaagCAGAATTGGCGGTGTCTGAAGAGAAGATTCAACAACTTCAAGAAAAAGGAAAACGacttaattttgaaaaagataaatGTGAAAGTACAAAGCGGGGGTATGAACAGTTGATTAAAAATCAACAAGAAGAATTGGCGGTTTCTGCACAGAAGATTAAACAACTTCAAGAACAAGAAAAACGGATTAATTCTGAAAAAGAAAAGTGCGAAAGTACGAATCGAAAGTATGTACAGTTGAATAAAAAACTACGAGAAGAATTGGCGGTTTCTGAACAGAAAATTAAGGAACTACAAGCAGAATTGGCAGATTCTGAACAGATGATCACACAACTGCAAGAACAAGAAAAACGCACAAGTTTTGACAAAGAGAAATTCGAAAGTATGACGCGTGAGGGGGAACAATTGATTAAAACACTTCAAGAACAATTGGCGATGTCTGAACAGAAGGTTAAACAACTACAAGAACAAGAAAAAcgcattgttttaaaaaaagagaaatgcGAAAGTTTGAAGCGGGAGGATGAGcagcttattaaaaaaaatcaagcagAATTGGCGGTGTCTGAACAGAAGATTCAACAACTTCAAGAAAATGAAAAACGacttaattttgaaaaagataaatCTGAAAGTACAAAGCGGGGGTATGAACAGttgattaaaaataaacaattagaATTGGCGGTTTCTGCACAGAAGGTTCAACAACTTCAAGAAAAGGAAAAACGacttaattttgaaaaagataaatGTGAAAGTACAAAGCGGGGGTATGAACAGTTGATTAAAAATCAACAAGAAGAATTGGCGGTTTCTGCACAGAAG ATTCAACAACttcaagaaaaagaaaaacgacttaattttgaaaaagataaatGTGAAAGTACAAAGCGGGGGTATGAACAGTTGATTAAAAATCAACAAGAAGAATTGGCGGTTTCTGCACAGCAGATTAAACAACTTCAAGAACAAGAAACACGGATTAATTCTGAAAAAGAAAAGTGCGAAAGTACGAATCGAAAGTATGTACGGTTGAATAAAAAACTACGAGAAGAATTGGCGATTTCTGAACAGAAAATTAAGGGACTACAAGCAGGTTTTTACTACTAA